The Thermoproteota archaeon genome includes a window with the following:
- a CDS encoding DNA-directed RNA polymerase subunit N: protein MFPVRCFTCGSVIGDKWEEFSRRVMSGEDPGKVLDSLGVTRYCCRRMFISHIDLAELELSFTPVMER, encoded by the coding sequence ATGTTCCCGGTGAGGTGCTTCACCTGCGGCAGCGTTATAGGGGATAAGTGGGAAGAGTTCTCCCGGAGGGTCATGTCTGGGGAGGATCCAGGTAAGGTACTGGACTCCCTAGGTGTGACCCGATACTGCTGCAGGAGGATGTTCATAAGCCACATAGATCTTGCCGAGCTGGAGCTGTCCTTCACTCCAGTTATGGAGAGGTGA